One genomic window of Halogeometricum sp. S3BR5-2 includes the following:
- a CDS encoding DUF2891 domain-containing protein has product MDDITDPERILRGRSDWLTPEMWERLARHPLESVDTEFPHYVRQVDSPEGAPRPKERHPAFYGCYDWHSAVHSHWALVRQLRLSEEHPNRADIVESLDARLTPENVRREAEYLKANPAFEKPYGWAWLLHLDAELSLWGSETAERWRSALEPLTRTVRSLVESEFLAQERPFRVGTHGNSAFALHCVRDYARTTGEDSLADAVDEAAESFFDGDEAYPVEYEPLGWDFLSPSLTEADLMRRVYDRGEFRAWADRFFPDVRTAPYASLLDPARVDADPDEGVALHLVGLNVSKAWALAGVVDALGDHPYADPFAESARRHAESGVEGAFTDDYAGSHWLSSFVCYLLTRGEGGVAPT; this is encoded by the coding sequence ATGGACGACATCACCGACCCCGAGCGGATTCTCCGGGGCCGGAGCGACTGGCTCACCCCCGAAATGTGGGAACGGCTCGCGCGACACCCCTTGGAGTCCGTCGACACGGAGTTTCCCCACTACGTCCGGCAGGTCGACTCCCCGGAGGGCGCGCCGCGCCCGAAGGAGCGACACCCCGCGTTCTACGGCTGTTACGACTGGCACTCGGCGGTCCACAGCCACTGGGCGCTGGTCCGACAGCTCAGACTGTCGGAGGAACACCCGAACCGCGCGGACATCGTCGAGAGCCTCGACGCGCGACTGACGCCCGAGAACGTCCGACGGGAGGCCGAGTACCTGAAGGCGAACCCCGCCTTCGAGAAACCGTACGGCTGGGCGTGGCTGTTGCACCTCGACGCGGAACTGTCGCTGTGGGGGAGCGAAACGGCCGAGCGGTGGCGGTCGGCGCTCGAACCGCTGACGCGGACGGTGCGCTCGCTCGTCGAGTCGGAGTTCCTGGCGCAGGAGCGCCCGTTCAGAGTGGGGACGCACGGTAACTCCGCGTTCGCCCTCCACTGCGTCCGAGACTACGCGCGGACGACCGGCGAGGACTCCCTGGCCGACGCCGTCGACGAGGCGGCCGAGTCGTTCTTCGACGGGGATGAGGCGTACCCCGTCGAGTACGAACCGCTCGGCTGGGACTTCCTGTCGCCGTCGCTGACCGAAGCGGACCTGATGCGGCGCGTGTACGACCGCGGGGAGTTCCGGGCGTGGGCCGACCGGTTCTTCCCCGACGTGCGGACGGCGCCGTACGCGTCGCTCCTCGACCCCGCGCGCGTCGACGCCGACCCCGACGAGGGGGTCGCACTCCACCTCGTCGGTCTGAACGTCTCGAAGGCGTGGGCGCTGGCGGGCGTCGTGGACGCCCTCGGCGACCACCCCTACGCCGACCCGTTCGCGGAGAGCGCCCGCCGACACGCCGAGTCGGGAGTCGAAGGGGCGTTCACCGACGACTACGCGGGGTCCCACTGGCTCTCCTCGTTCGTCTGCTACCTCCTCACGAGAGGCGAGGGAGGCGTCGCGCCCACCTAA
- a CDS encoding tRNA uridine(34) 5-carboxymethylaminomethyl modification radical SAM/GNAT enzyme Elp3, with translation MSADADAKEEQEPTETEAFRRTCETLVERILDGEVDRESLESAKLDACSEHSSPKVPKNAEILRHAPDGRREEVQEVTRRKPVRTASGVSPVAIMTSPHMCPHGKCLYCPGGPASEFSSSQSYTGHEPAAARGVQNDYDPYGQVTLRLEQLRHIGHPVDKVELILMGGTMTARSHDYQEWFVKRALEAMNDYDLDSEPNPAEDRSFKPDPEDVEFSYLEDVIAENETADIRNIGTTFETKPDWCDPEQIDRMLDLGATKVEVGVQTTYERVNRDMHRGHGVQASLDANRRLRDSAFKVGFHMMPGQPGMTKEMCIEDFRQLFENSDWRPDYLKIYPTLVVRDTITYDMWRNEEYDPLNNEEAAEVISEVMGMIPKYTRLQRVQRDIPADFIDAGVWKSNLRQLAEQRAEEKGIEVNDIRAREVGMNEADPDPERVELRVETYEAAGGTEHFLSFEDPAENLLVGFCRLRFPNNPVRRELEDAALVRELHVYGSEAGIGSDGDWQHKGYGRRLLERAEEMARDAGYDKVSVISGIGVREYYKRKLGYHQDGPYVSKRF, from the coding sequence GTGAGCGCGGACGCCGACGCGAAGGAGGAGCAAGAGCCCACCGAGACGGAGGCGTTCCGCCGCACCTGCGAGACGCTCGTCGAGCGCATCCTCGACGGCGAGGTGGATAGAGAGAGCCTCGAATCCGCGAAGCTCGACGCCTGCTCGGAGCACTCCTCACCGAAGGTGCCGAAGAACGCCGAAATCCTCCGACACGCCCCCGACGGCCGGCGCGAGGAGGTACAGGAGGTCACACGACGGAAACCCGTGCGGACCGCCTCGGGCGTCTCGCCCGTCGCCATCATGACCTCCCCGCACATGTGCCCGCACGGCAAGTGCCTCTACTGTCCGGGCGGCCCGGCCTCGGAGTTCTCCTCCTCGCAGTCGTACACGGGTCACGAACCCGCCGCCGCCCGCGGCGTCCAGAACGACTACGACCCCTACGGTCAAGTCACGCTCAGACTCGAACAGCTCAGACACATCGGGCACCCCGTCGACAAGGTGGAACTCATCCTGATGGGCGGGACGATGACCGCCCGGAGCCACGACTACCAGGAGTGGTTCGTCAAGCGCGCCCTCGAAGCGATGAACGACTACGACCTCGATTCGGAGCCGAACCCCGCCGAGGACCGGTCGTTCAAACCGGACCCCGAGGACGTGGAGTTCAGCTACCTGGAGGACGTCATCGCGGAGAACGAGACGGCCGATATCAGGAACATCGGGACGACCTTCGAGACGAAACCCGACTGGTGCGACCCCGAACAGATAGACCGGATGCTCGATTTGGGCGCGACGAAGGTGGAAGTCGGCGTCCAGACCACCTACGAACGCGTCAACCGAGACATGCACCGCGGGCACGGCGTGCAGGCCTCGCTGGACGCCAACCGCCGCCTCCGCGACTCGGCGTTCAAGGTGGGCTTTCACATGATGCCCGGTCAGCCCGGGATGACCAAGGAGATGTGCATCGAGGACTTCCGCCAACTGTTCGAGAACTCGGATTGGCGGCCCGACTACCTGAAGATATACCCGACGCTCGTCGTCCGCGACACGATAACGTACGACATGTGGCGCAACGAGGAGTACGACCCGCTGAACAACGAGGAGGCGGCGGAGGTCATAAGCGAGGTGATGGGGATGATTCCGAAGTACACGCGCCTCCAACGGGTCCAGCGCGACATCCCCGCGGACTTCATCGACGCCGGCGTCTGGAAGTCGAACCTCCGCCAGTTGGCCGAACAGCGCGCCGAGGAGAAGGGTATCGAGGTGAACGACATCCGCGCCCGCGAGGTGGGGATGAACGAGGCGGACCCCGACCCGGAACGCGTCGAACTCCGGGTGGAGACGTACGAGGCCGCCGGGGGAACCGAGCACTTCCTCTCGTTCGAGGACCCGGCGGAGAACCTCCTCGTCGGGTTCTGTCGGCTTCGGTTCCCGAACAATCCCGTCCGGCGGGAACTCGAAGACGCCGCCCTCGTCCGCGAACTGCACGTGTACGGCTCCGAAGCGGGCATCGGTTCGGACGGGGACTGGCAGCACAAGGGCTACGGCCGTCGCCTCCTCGAACGCGCCGAGGAGATGGCCCGCGACGCCGGCTACGACAAGGTGAGCGTCATCTCCGGCATCGGCGTCCGCGAGTACTACAAGCGGAAACTGGGCTACCACCAGGACGGTCCGTACGTGTCGAAGCGGTTCTGA
- a CDS encoding DHH family phosphoesterase produces the protein MDWITHDEDVWFEFRGNSPQQLTPGRYYKGTVDGFAEFGVFVDLAKGVTGLLHRSELDRRLESLDWESGDTVFVQVKNIRDNGNIDLGWSIRQSEREFRGSKVHDPNGDHDGEPVDSSDDDDSGPVKMKPKGSTGSTSGRGNGKSQSRSDEENEESDAGRSDADDGADAESSDADDTGADADAQSEADESEERAVPSDDGNADDVAETDADEDRFTLVTVDSLEERVGDDVRLEGEIVSTRQTGGPTIFELRDETGVVDCAAFVEAGVRAYPDIEEGDVVRLDGEVEMRRDELQVETEDLAALDGEEEQAVLQRLEDALAAKARPESVEPLADHASVEAVTERLTDAAEALNRAILESQPIVVRHPATADGYVAGAAVERAVLPRIREEHDRADAEYHYFTRRPLDDPVYGMDAATNDVTRMLQDEQRHGEKLPLVLLLGVGATAESLDGLGLLGVYGANRVVVDAADADEDVEDEADVVVSPGLVGADASDLSTGALGANLAAALDTDIREDIGHLPAVSYWEDTPEAYLELAEEAGYDADRTRELREAIALEAYYQSYEDKRELITDLLFDDGVSAGAQRAADAVEGNLAGHIAEQFRIKLDTEVETAQANLEERTEGDVTVAVLDADAYTHRFDFPPTSLLVDELHRRNREGDDYVTVATSTDELFVRGTADVDIRAVAEAAREAVPEGGVTAVAVRDNRIEFLSGARDDVVEAVIDAVVDQF, from the coding sequence ATGGATTGGATTACGCACGACGAAGACGTGTGGTTCGAGTTTCGGGGAAATTCCCCACAACAGCTGACGCCGGGGCGCTATTACAAGGGTACGGTCGACGGGTTCGCCGAGTTCGGCGTGTTCGTCGACCTCGCGAAGGGAGTGACGGGACTGCTGCACCGCAGCGAACTCGACCGTCGACTGGAGAGTCTCGACTGGGAGTCGGGCGACACCGTGTTCGTGCAGGTGAAGAACATCCGCGACAACGGTAACATCGACCTCGGCTGGTCCATCCGCCAGTCCGAACGCGAGTTCCGCGGCTCGAAGGTTCACGACCCGAACGGCGACCACGACGGCGAACCGGTCGACTCCTCCGACGACGACGACTCCGGCCCGGTGAAGATGAAGCCGAAGGGGTCGACGGGGTCGACCTCCGGCCGCGGTAACGGGAAGAGCCAGTCCCGGAGCGACGAGGAGAACGAAGAGAGCGACGCCGGGCGGAGCGACGCTGACGACGGCGCGGACGCCGAGTCGTCCGACGCCGACGATACCGGCGCCGACGCGGACGCGCAGAGCGAGGCCGACGAGAGCGAGGAGCGAGCGGTTCCGAGCGACGACGGCAACGCCGACGACGTGGCCGAGACGGACGCCGACGAGGACCGCTTCACGCTCGTCACCGTCGACAGCCTCGAAGAGCGCGTCGGCGACGACGTGCGCCTCGAGGGCGAAATCGTCAGCACGCGACAGACCGGCGGCCCGACCATCTTCGAACTCCGCGACGAGACGGGCGTCGTCGACTGCGCCGCCTTCGTCGAGGCGGGCGTCCGCGCCTACCCCGACATCGAGGAGGGCGACGTGGTCCGCCTCGACGGCGAGGTGGAGATGCGCCGCGACGAACTGCAGGTCGAGACGGAGGACCTCGCGGCCCTCGACGGCGAGGAGGAGCAGGCCGTCCTCCAGCGCCTCGAAGACGCGCTGGCGGCGAAGGCCCGCCCCGAGTCGGTCGAACCGCTGGCCGACCACGCGTCGGTCGAGGCGGTCACCGAGCGGTTGACCGACGCCGCGGAGGCGCTCAACCGCGCCATCCTCGAATCCCAGCCCATCGTCGTCCGCCACCCGGCCACCGCCGACGGCTACGTCGCCGGCGCGGCCGTCGAACGCGCCGTGCTCCCCCGCATCCGCGAGGAGCACGACCGCGCGGACGCCGAGTACCACTACTTCACCCGCCGACCGCTCGACGACCCCGTCTACGGCATGGACGCGGCGACGAACGACGTGACGCGGATGCTCCAGGACGAACAGCGCCACGGCGAGAAACTGCCCTTGGTCCTCCTGCTCGGCGTCGGCGCGACCGCCGAGTCGCTGGACGGACTCGGCCTCCTCGGCGTCTACGGCGCGAACCGCGTCGTCGTCGACGCCGCGGACGCCGACGAGGACGTGGAAGACGAGGCCGACGTGGTCGTCAGCCCCGGACTGGTCGGCGCCGACGCGTCCGACCTCTCGACGGGCGCCCTCGGCGCGAACCTCGCCGCCGCCCTCGATACCGATATCCGTGAGGACATCGGTCACCTCCCCGCCGTGAGTTACTGGGAGGACACGCCCGAGGCGTACCTCGAACTGGCGGAGGAGGCCGGCTACGACGCCGACCGGACGCGCGAACTCCGCGAGGCCATCGCCCTCGAAGCGTACTACCAGTCCTACGAGGACAAGCGCGAACTCATCACCGACCTGCTGTTCGACGACGGCGTCTCGGCGGGCGCACAGCGCGCCGCCGACGCCGTCGAGGGCAACCTCGCCGGCCACATCGCCGAGCAGTTCCGCATCAAACTCGACACCGAAGTCGAGACGGCGCAGGCGAACCTCGAAGAGCGAACGGAAGGCGACGTCACCGTCGCCGTCCTCGACGCCGACGCGTACACCCACCGCTTCGACTTCCCGCCGACGTCGCTGCTCGTCGACGAACTCCACCGCCGCAACCGCGAGGGCGACGACTACGTCACCGTCGCCACCTCGACGGACGAACTGTTCGTCCGCGGCACCGCCGACGTGGACATCCGCGCCGTCGCCGAGGCGGCCCGCGAGGCCGTCCCCGAGGGCGGCGTCACGGCCGTCGCCGTCCGCGACAACCGCATCGAGTTCCTCTCGGGCGCGCGCGACGACGTGGTCGAAGCGGTCATCGACGCCGTCGTCGACCAGTTCTAG
- a CDS encoding YIP1 family protein codes for MTTWVENPEGGRERGPRGVARAWVEVLVRPRRFFKNGVAPGDQAPGLVFAVVVAVAYTTGLFAFAPGRIPAFAGGPAVSALLGLALVALLLAPAVLHLTAAIQTVLLLVGVRDRGGISQTVQVVAYATAPCALAGLPSPELRFVCTAYGATLLVVGLSEVHGVSTRRALAVGALPAAFLFGYVFEGWAAFEHVLRLAGLI; via the coding sequence GTGACTACGTGGGTCGAAAATCCGGAGGGCGGGCGCGAACGCGGCCCCCGCGGCGTCGCCCGCGCGTGGGTCGAGGTGCTCGTCCGCCCCCGCCGGTTCTTCAAGAACGGCGTCGCGCCGGGCGACCAGGCGCCCGGACTCGTCTTCGCCGTCGTCGTCGCCGTCGCGTACACCACCGGCCTGTTCGCGTTCGCGCCCGGCCGCATCCCCGCCTTCGCCGGCGGCCCGGCCGTCTCGGCGCTCCTCGGCCTCGCCCTCGTCGCCCTCCTCCTCGCCCCGGCGGTGCTGCATCTCACCGCGGCGATACAGACCGTCCTGCTCCTCGTCGGCGTCCGCGACAGGGGCGGAATCAGCCAGACGGTACAGGTGGTCGCCTACGCGACGGCGCCGTGCGCCCTCGCCGGCCTCCCCTCGCCGGAACTCCGCTTCGTCTGCACCGCCTACGGCGCGACGCTCCTCGTCGTGGGCCTGAGCGAGGTACACGGCGTGAGCACCCGCCGAGCGCTCGCCGTCGGCGCCCTCCCCGCGGCGTTCCTGTTCGGCTACGTCTTCGAGGGGTGGGCGGCGTTCGAGCACGTCCTCCGTCTCGCGGGTCTCATCTGA
- a CDS encoding thymidine kinase, with protein MHAITKSGWVEVITGSMFSGKTEELLRRLRRAEIAGQEVGVFKPAVDDRYGETTVGSHAGSQWEAHVVPAEGEGVWDIVEKLNGEDVVAVDEANFFSAELVDVCERLAADGRRVLVSGTDQTFRGEPFEPLPQLMATAEYVDKLQAICTVCGEPATRNQRLVDGEPARYDDPTIVVGAEESYEARCRNCHTLQRE; from the coding sequence ATGCACGCCATCACGAAGAGCGGGTGGGTGGAGGTCATCACGGGGTCGATGTTCTCCGGGAAGACGGAGGAACTGCTCCGTCGACTGCGGCGCGCCGAGATAGCCGGACAGGAGGTCGGGGTGTTCAAACCCGCCGTCGACGACCGCTACGGCGAGACGACGGTCGGGTCGCACGCCGGCAGTCAGTGGGAGGCGCACGTCGTGCCCGCCGAGGGCGAGGGCGTCTGGGATATCGTAGAGAAACTGAACGGCGAGGACGTCGTCGCCGTCGACGAGGCGAACTTCTTCTCGGCCGAACTCGTGGACGTCTGCGAACGCCTCGCGGCGGACGGCCGCCGCGTCCTCGTCTCCGGCACCGACCAGACGTTCCGCGGCGAACCGTTCGAACCCCTGCCGCAACTGATGGCGACGGCCGAGTACGTCGACAAACTGCAGGCCATCTGCACCGTCTGCGGCGAACCCGCGACCCGGAATCAGCGGCTCGTCGACGGCGAACCCGCCCGCTACGACGACCCGACCATCGTCGTCGGAGCGGAGGAGTCCTACGAGGCGCGATGTCGCAACTGTCATACGCTGCAACGCGAATAA
- a CDS encoding NADPH-dependent FMN reductase, with translation MTSTHVVAVCGSLRKRSYTRLALERSLDGVREAGGTGEVLDLREYDLPVLDADEDAQGDSEAVVERVGDADALVLGTPVYHGSYSGVLKNALDHCGFDEFDGKTVGLLAVAGGGFPVTALDHLRSVCRALNAWVLPHQAALPHVSAQFDGDELTNEGLDRRVRVLGRRVVEYATIEPDPATFEAGENVGAAGR, from the coding sequence ATGACATCGACACACGTGGTGGCCGTCTGCGGGAGCCTTCGGAAGCGGAGTTACACTCGATTGGCGTTGGAGCGGTCGCTCGACGGCGTCCGCGAGGCGGGCGGCACGGGCGAGGTGCTCGACCTGCGGGAGTACGACCTGCCGGTGCTGGACGCCGACGAGGACGCGCAGGGAGACAGCGAGGCGGTGGTCGAACGGGTCGGCGACGCCGACGCCCTCGTCCTCGGAACGCCCGTCTACCACGGGTCGTACTCGGGCGTGCTGAAGAACGCGCTGGACCACTGCGGGTTCGACGAGTTCGACGGGAAGACGGTCGGACTGCTGGCCGTCGCCGGCGGCGGCTTCCCCGTGACGGCGCTCGACCACCTCCGCTCGGTCTGCCGGGCGCTGAACGCGTGGGTCCTCCCGCATCAGGCCGCCCTGCCGCACGTCTCCGCGCAGTTCGACGGCGACGAGTTGACGAACGAGGGACTGGACCGCCGGGTCCGCGTCCTCGGCAGGCGAGTCGTGGAGTACGCGACCATCGAACCCGACCCGGCGACGTTCGAGGCGGGCGAGAACGTGGGCGCGGCCGGCCGATAG
- a CDS encoding DsrE family protein, with protein MKTVFHLTSGDVSDWRHALGNVSNLLDDGTVEVEEVALLINGDAIHLFTEGSPLAEEVRALGDDVRCLGCRNSLTGRDIPESRLLANVESVPSGVGELTRLQSEGYAYLKVP; from the coding sequence ATGAAGACGGTGTTCCACCTCACGAGCGGCGACGTGAGCGACTGGCGGCACGCGCTGGGGAACGTGAGCAACCTCCTCGACGACGGGACGGTCGAGGTAGAGGAGGTTGCGCTCCTCATCAACGGCGACGCCATCCACCTGTTCACCGAGGGGTCGCCGCTGGCCGAGGAGGTGCGGGCCCTCGGCGACGACGTGCGCTGTCTCGGCTGTCGCAACTCGCTGACCGGGCGCGACATCCCCGAATCGAGGCTGCTGGCGAACGTCGAGTCCGTCCCCTCGGGCGTCGGCGAACTGACGCGGTTACAGTCCGAGGGGTACGCGTACCTGAAAGTGCCGTAA
- a CDS encoding SHOCT domain-containing protein has protein sequence MNERKLLGWAVGTVAVVGAFALGTAVVSGGGTNGWWMPHMGAGGWMGPGTAGWMGMGGWGLGMLFVGLLWTALLVGVPVAVTYWFLARREDGRTDPAMDELRERYARGEIDEAEFESRKRRLSGQ, from the coding sequence ATGAACGAGCGAAAACTCCTCGGTTGGGCGGTCGGTACAGTCGCCGTCGTCGGCGCGTTCGCCCTCGGAACCGCGGTGGTGTCCGGCGGCGGAACGAACGGGTGGTGGATGCCTCACATGGGCGCGGGCGGATGGATGGGACCCGGAACCGCCGGATGGATGGGGATGGGCGGCTGGGGCCTCGGGATGCTGTTCGTCGGCCTCCTCTGGACGGCTCTCCTCGTCGGCGTCCCGGTCGCGGTCACCTACTGGTTCCTCGCGCGGCGCGAGGACGGCCGAACCGATCCGGCCATGGACGAACTCCGGGAGCGATACGCCCGCGGCGAAATCGACGAGGCGGAGTTCGAGAGCCGGAAGCGGCGGCTGAGCGGCCAGTAG
- a CDS encoding cation:proton antiporter — MALEPYFFAQLVVGLALVGLAVLPRFVSDWPVSLPIFYVSLGFAAFSLPLGLPAPDPLKYGTLAEKLTELGVILALTGAGLKLDRTPGLRDWASTWRLLGVTMPLSIAAAALLGWGVAGFALTTALLLGAVLAPTDPVLASEMQVEEPGAGAEDEPAEGAAGKTDEVRFALTSEAGLNDSLAFPFTNLAIAVALLGVDPGLWLGEWALVDVGYKLAVGLLSGYLVGRALGWVVFAGSPDSELARSVRGMEALGGTLLVYAFTELVGGYGFLAVFVAALVVRDAEREHDYNETLHDVAEKSEQTLMTVLMVLFGGALAAGLLDPLTTTGVAVALTLVFVVRPLAGAVGLFGFDRDPLERGVIASFGIRGLGSFYYLAHALNVAPFPEARRLWALVGAVVLVSVVVHGVSATPALKLLERRSS; from the coding sequence ATGGCCCTCGAACCGTACTTCTTCGCGCAGTTGGTCGTCGGGCTCGCCCTCGTCGGTCTCGCGGTGCTCCCCCGATTCGTCAGCGACTGGCCCGTCTCGCTCCCGATATTCTACGTGAGCCTCGGCTTCGCGGCCTTCTCGCTTCCGCTGGGACTCCCGGCGCCGGACCCTCTGAAGTACGGCACCCTCGCGGAGAAGCTAACCGAACTCGGCGTCATCCTCGCGCTGACCGGGGCCGGGTTGAAACTCGACCGCACCCCCGGCCTCCGCGATTGGGCGTCGACGTGGCGACTGCTCGGCGTGACGATGCCGCTGTCCATCGCCGCCGCGGCGCTGCTGGGGTGGGGCGTCGCCGGGTTCGCGCTCACGACCGCACTGCTGCTCGGGGCCGTGCTCGCGCCGACCGACCCGGTGTTGGCCTCCGAGATGCAGGTCGAAGAGCCCGGCGCGGGCGCGGAGGACGAACCCGCCGAGGGGGCGGCCGGGAAGACCGACGAGGTCCGCTTCGCGCTCACCTCGGAGGCCGGACTCAACGACAGCCTCGCGTTCCCGTTCACGAACCTCGCCATCGCCGTGGCGCTTCTCGGCGTCGACCCGGGCCTCTGGCTCGGCGAGTGGGCGCTCGTCGACGTCGGGTACAAACTCGCGGTCGGACTGCTCTCGGGGTACCTCGTCGGCCGGGCGCTCGGCTGGGTCGTCTTCGCCGGTAGCCCGGACTCGGAACTCGCCCGGAGCGTTCGGGGGATGGAGGCGCTCGGCGGGACGCTCCTCGTCTACGCGTTCACCGAACTCGTCGGCGGGTACGGCTTCCTGGCCGTCTTCGTCGCCGCCCTCGTCGTCCGGGACGCCGAGCGAGAGCACGACTACAACGAGACGCTCCACGACGTCGCCGAGAAGAGCGAACAGACGCTGATGACGGTGCTGATGGTGCTGTTCGGCGGGGCGCTCGCCGCCGGATTGCTCGACCCGTTGACGACGACGGGCGTCGCGGTGGCGCTGACGCTCGTGTTCGTCGTCCGACCCCTCGCCGGCGCCGTCGGTCTCTTCGGGTTCGACCGCGACCCCCTCGAACGCGGCGTCATCGCGTCGTTCGGCATCCGGGGGCTGGGTTCGTTCTACTACCTCGCGCACGCGCTGAACGTCGCCCCCTTCCCCGAGGCCCGGCGGCTCTGGGCGCTCGTCGGCGCCGTCGTCCTCGTCTCCGTCGTCGTCCACGGCGTCTCGGCCACGCCGGCGCTGAAGCTGCTCGAACGCCGGTCGTCGTGA
- a CDS encoding helix-turn-helix domain-containing protein, whose protein sequence is MREFAFTVTYEEGADHLMDVFIANPGLYARTVSCHATADTMWRVDEVTGPREALSAFDEQLARLDRCSNLRGMGGCPVDLSYEVLAKRPTSRVVYSRQSEGGDCRSVPYLAAAHLGDGTLCRAEQHGREYKWRILADEDAAVGAVYDELEANLRDGFELDFERLSRSPDWADDAGGDLPLEQRKALELAVEHGYYRNPREKSLQEIAEAEGLPTSTLQYRLTRAEAWLATTFVSNGGATAAPAAESPADD, encoded by the coding sequence GTGCGAGAGTTTGCATTCACGGTGACCTACGAGGAGGGCGCCGACCACCTGATGGACGTGTTCATCGCCAACCCGGGGCTCTACGCGCGGACCGTCTCCTGCCACGCGACGGCCGATACGATGTGGCGGGTCGACGAGGTGACCGGCCCCCGGGAGGCGCTCTCGGCGTTCGACGAGCAACTGGCGCGACTCGACCGGTGTTCGAACCTCCGGGGGATGGGCGGGTGTCCGGTCGACCTCTCCTACGAGGTGCTCGCGAAGCGACCGACGAGTCGGGTCGTCTACTCCCGGCAGTCGGAGGGGGGCGACTGCAGGTCGGTCCCCTATCTCGCCGCCGCTCACCTCGGAGACGGGACGCTCTGCCGGGCCGAACAGCACGGCCGCGAGTACAAGTGGCGCATCCTCGCCGACGAGGACGCCGCGGTCGGCGCCGTCTACGACGAACTGGAGGCGAACCTCCGGGATGGCTTCGAACTCGACTTCGAGCGGCTGAGCCGCTCGCCCGACTGGGCCGACGACGCGGGCGGGGACCTGCCGCTGGAACAGCGGAAGGCGCTGGAACTCGCGGTCGAACACGGCTACTACCGGAATCCGCGGGAGAAATCGCTCCAAGAAATTGCGGAGGCCGAGGGGCTGCCCACCTCGACGCTGCAGTACCGCCTCACCCGCGCGGAGGCGTGGCTGGCCACGACGTTCGTCTCGAACGGGGGCGCGACCGCCGCACCGGCGGCGGAGTCGCCGGCGGACGACTGA